In a single window of the Streptomyces sp. NBC_00353 genome:
- a CDS encoding class F sortase, producing MPRTHHRLRRSAAHPTHVCLALVLALAPLTGCMTHAAEEPAHAPSHRSATTPPSGSSVTPRAEQPAAPTQVAIPSIGVTSSLIRLGLNADGTVEVPPAEKGMTAGWYTGGAIPGERGAAVVIGHNDTRFGRAVFHDLKKIGKGADIVIRNERGQVAHFTVTGTESVSKKAFPTKKVYGATDDRVLRLITCDGAFDAQGHPVDNLIVYATLR from the coding sequence ATGCCCCGTACGCACCACCGGCTGCGGCGATCCGCCGCACACCCGACGCACGTCTGCCTTGCCCTCGTCCTCGCTCTCGCCCCACTCACCGGCTGCATGACCCACGCCGCGGAGGAACCAGCCCACGCCCCCTCGCACCGCTCCGCCACCACGCCGCCGTCCGGCTCCTCCGTCACCCCCAGGGCCGAACAACCCGCGGCTCCCACCCAAGTGGCCATCCCCTCGATCGGCGTGACGAGTTCCCTGATACGACTCGGCCTCAACGCGGACGGCACCGTAGAAGTCCCGCCGGCGGAGAAGGGCATGACAGCAGGGTGGTACACGGGAGGCGCGATCCCCGGCGAGCGCGGAGCAGCCGTGGTCATCGGGCACAACGACACCCGATTCGGCAGGGCCGTCTTCCACGATCTGAAGAAGATCGGCAAGGGCGCGGACATCGTCATCCGCAACGAGCGAGGTCAGGTGGCCCACTTCACCGTCACCGGCACGGAATCCGTGAGCAAGAAGGCGTTCCCCACGAAGAAGGTGTACGGCGCGACCGACGACCGCGTCCTCCGCCTCATCACCTGCGACGGCGCATTCGACGCTCAGGGCCACCCGGTGGACAACCTCATCGTCTACGCGACGCTGCGCTGA
- a CDS encoding sensor histidine kinase, protein MPRRSRKDRRGRPWDPQRLPLRKSLLGRLLAVSVLVAACSVAATAWLAVQTTSGAIKQEQGQNLTADARIYNELLGFAAGHPRWDDVGATVRDLARQSDRRIALTTQNREVIVDSAAGSSPPALPTQASAIVDPLSVDTALAAQTTGTSDTAADRVDPRAVGPFRLPTAERTQLRRAADEVVSCLNDVGIASDVVEGPSGRPRIQIVGNDPDRILGTRCSTDALDEPTRTEKKALGTLNKLANACLDRQGRMVVDLRLDLSWDQGSKPEPSAAPVRRSSAPTPVPAVRSSDADRAIASCVGTARHEQLSSYVASPALLFIGDANGATVPGFDLSPANTARIAGVAALVLALTVGASVLAGARLVRPLRALTGAAQRMRDGEESAAVLVADDNEIGRLAAAFNDMTAHRARLEEQRKMMVSDVAHELRTPLSNIRGWLEAAQDGLADPEPAFISSLLEEAVQLQHIIDDLQDLAAADAGALRLHPEPVRILDLFGQITAAHRARAETAGVTLTVRKPAPGSPSPELTADPVRLRQAIDNLVSNAVRHTPSGGRVTLCAYGTESGDEVVVDVADTGTGISAEDLPYVFDRFWRAEKSRTRRTGGSGLGLAIVRKLAEAHGGGASAVSTQGEGSVFTLRLPAGRPASEPVQVPGRRPEGADRRGSSAGHPG, encoded by the coding sequence GTGCCTCGTCGTAGCCGGAAGGACCGGCGTGGCCGGCCGTGGGACCCGCAGCGGCTGCCGCTCCGCAAGAGCCTGCTCGGACGGCTGCTTGCCGTATCGGTGCTGGTGGCGGCCTGTTCGGTGGCGGCCACCGCATGGCTCGCCGTCCAGACCACCTCCGGCGCGATCAAACAGGAGCAGGGCCAGAACCTGACCGCCGACGCCCGGATCTACAACGAACTGCTCGGCTTCGCGGCGGGCCACCCCCGATGGGACGACGTCGGGGCGACGGTGCGTGATCTGGCCCGCCAGTCGGATCGCCGGATCGCACTGACCACCCAGAACCGGGAGGTCATCGTCGACTCCGCGGCCGGGTCCTCGCCGCCGGCGTTGCCCACGCAGGCCTCCGCGATCGTCGACCCGCTGTCCGTGGACACCGCGCTCGCGGCGCAGACCACCGGTACGAGCGACACAGCGGCCGACCGCGTCGACCCGCGGGCCGTCGGGCCGTTCCGGTTGCCGACGGCGGAACGTACGCAGTTGCGCCGAGCCGCCGACGAAGTCGTGTCGTGTCTCAATGATGTAGGGATCGCCTCGGACGTCGTCGAGGGGCCCAGCGGGCGCCCTCGCATCCAGATCGTGGGCAACGATCCCGACCGCATCCTGGGCACCAGATGCAGCACCGACGCACTGGACGAGCCCACCAGGACCGAGAAGAAGGCGCTCGGCACGCTCAACAAGCTGGCCAATGCCTGTCTGGACCGCCAGGGCCGGATGGTCGTCGACCTGCGGCTGGACCTCTCCTGGGACCAGGGAAGCAAGCCTGAGCCGAGCGCGGCACCGGTCCGCCGGTCCTCCGCCCCCACACCCGTACCGGCCGTCCGGAGCAGTGACGCCGACCGGGCCATCGCGTCGTGCGTGGGCACCGCCCGCCACGAGCAGTTGAGCTCGTATGTCGCCTCGCCCGCGCTGCTGTTCATCGGGGACGCGAACGGCGCCACCGTGCCCGGTTTCGACCTCTCACCGGCGAACACTGCTCGGATCGCAGGCGTCGCCGCCCTCGTCCTCGCCCTCACCGTCGGTGCTTCGGTGCTGGCCGGGGCCCGGCTCGTACGTCCGCTGCGGGCGCTCACGGGGGCCGCCCAGCGGATGCGGGACGGTGAGGAATCGGCGGCCGTACTGGTCGCCGATGACAACGAGATCGGGCGCCTGGCCGCAGCCTTCAACGACATGACGGCGCACCGTGCGCGCCTCGAGGAACAGCGGAAGATGATGGTCAGCGATGTCGCCCACGAGCTGCGTACCCCGCTGAGCAACATCCGCGGCTGGCTGGAGGCCGCACAGGACGGCCTGGCCGACCCCGAGCCGGCGTTCATCTCCTCGCTCCTGGAGGAAGCGGTCCAGCTGCAACACATCATCGACGACCTCCAGGACCTGGCCGCGGCCGACGCGGGCGCGCTGCGTCTGCACCCGGAGCCGGTACGGATCCTCGACCTCTTCGGACAGATCACCGCGGCGCACCGGGCCCGGGCCGAAACGGCCGGTGTCACCCTGACGGTACGCAAGCCGGCGCCCGGATCCCCGTCCCCCGAACTGACCGCCGACCCGGTGCGACTGCGGCAGGCCATCGACAACCTGGTGTCCAACGCGGTGCGTCACACGCCGTCGGGGGGACGCGTGACCCTGTGCGCGTACGGCACCGAGTCGGGTGACGAGGTGGTCGTGGACGTCGCCGACACGGGAACCGGTATCTCGGCCGAGGACCTCCCGTACGTCTTCGACCGCTTCTGGCGAGCCGAGAAATCCCGGACCCGCCGCACCGGCGGCAGCGGTCTCGGCCTGGCGATCGTCAGGAAGCTCGCCGAGGCGCATGGTGGCGGCGCGAGCGCGGTGAGTACGCAAGGGGAAGGCTCGGTCTTCACGCTACGGCTGCCGGCAGGCCGGCCAGCGAGCGAGCCGGTGCAGGTCCCGGGCCGGCGACCAGAGGGCGCGGACCGTCGGGGATCGTCCGCCGGTCATCCGGGCTGA
- a CDS encoding response regulator transcription factor, producing the protein MCANVIVAEDDEKQAELVRRYLEHEGHAVTVVGDGLAALDEVRHKDKEPDLLVLDVMMERADGLDVLRVLRAERRELPVLMLTARTTEDDLLLGLDLGADDYMTKPYSPRELMARVRTLLRRTRRTPDVPPATGATGATDEVLSVGALRVDPVRYEVSVDGAYVECTPGEFRILAAMAAEPERVFSRQRLLEELHGFDRYISNRTVDVHIMNLRKKIEPAPRKPTRLLTVFGVGYKLTDPAAKRAPRASS; encoded by the coding sequence GTGTGCGCAAACGTGATAGTCGCCGAAGACGACGAGAAGCAGGCCGAACTCGTACGCCGTTACCTCGAACACGAGGGCCACGCGGTCACGGTCGTCGGGGACGGGCTCGCCGCGCTCGACGAGGTGCGGCACAAAGACAAAGAGCCCGACCTGCTTGTTCTCGATGTGATGATGGAGCGGGCGGACGGTCTGGACGTGCTGCGTGTGCTGCGTGCCGAGCGCCGGGAACTGCCCGTCCTGATGCTGACGGCCCGCACCACCGAGGACGATCTGCTGCTCGGCCTCGACCTCGGCGCCGACGACTACATGACCAAGCCGTACAGCCCGCGTGAGCTGATGGCCCGGGTCCGTACGCTCCTGCGCCGCACCCGCCGGACACCGGATGTGCCCCCCGCCACCGGCGCCACCGGCGCCACCGACGAGGTGCTGTCCGTGGGCGCGCTCCGGGTCGACCCCGTCCGGTACGAGGTGTCGGTCGACGGGGCGTACGTGGAGTGCACCCCCGGCGAGTTCCGTATCCTCGCCGCGATGGCCGCCGAACCCGAGCGGGTCTTCAGCAGACAGCGGCTCCTGGAGGAACTGCACGGCTTCGACCGGTACATCAGCAACCGCACGGTCGACGTGCACATCATGAACCTGCGCAAGAAGATCGAGCCCGCGCCGCGCAAGCCGACCCGGCTGCTCACCGTCTTCGGTGTGGGTTACAAGCTGACCGACCCGGCCGCCAAGAGGGCGCCGCGTGCCTCGTCGTAG
- the tnpA gene encoding IS200/IS605 family transposase — protein sequence MSPRWKPNPDVRTGRHVVYNLHVHLVFVTKYRRKAFTDAMLTRTEEIMREVCADFEAELKQFNGEQDHVHLLVHYPPKVQLSKLVNSLKGVSSRRLRQEYDSHVRRYLWGGHFWSGSYFAGSCGGAPLTVVKQYIENQQRPI from the coding sequence ATGTCACCGCGCTGGAAACCCAATCCCGATGTGCGCACCGGACGTCACGTCGTCTACAACCTGCACGTTCACTTGGTTTTTGTCACGAAGTACCGGCGGAAGGCGTTCACCGACGCCATGCTGACCCGCACCGAAGAGATCATGCGGGAGGTCTGCGCCGACTTCGAGGCCGAGCTTAAACAGTTCAACGGCGAGCAGGACCACGTCCACCTGCTCGTGCACTACCCGCCCAAGGTCCAGCTCTCCAAGCTGGTCAACTCCCTCAAGGGCGTCAGCTCCCGCAGGCTCCGCCAGGAGTACGACAGCCACGTCCGCCGGTACCTGTGGGGCGGACACTTCTGGTCCGGCTCCTACTTCGCAGGATCATGCGGCGGGGCACCCCTGACCGTCGTAAAGCAGTACATCGAAAACCAGCAGCGTCCCATCTGA
- a CDS encoding RNA-guided endonuclease InsQ/TnpB family protein, with the protein MSQGTLVKRQFGHRARLSLSPAGIRTADDQAHAARTMWNLLHAWWRMMPKERRTLANADEAIRQARKDIDFLAVLPAQAAQAVLKTYFQAWKNCWEGRADAPNFKGRFRTVMSVDIPQGRDLNVVRVHRRWGVVSIPKVGRVRFRWTRDLPVGKRAGAENRITGARLVKDALGWHIAFRVQTLEVRPEPHRGPDVGIDVGVTVPLALSDGETYEHGEWLTGKEKARLLHLEQRAAQRKRHRKPGERTSRRLHRTYDQIAGLRAKAKRRALDWQHQTTTVIAKRYGTVVVEALTITNMVKSARGTIEEPGKNVAQKSGLNRSISGEAWGRTVTMLTYKTAQLGGTLHKVPAPGTSQRCSACGFTTPGNREDQAVFVCKNPDCGWSGNADHNAARNILHLYRMGLALIPAAGRAVVRRAKRVKPAAAR; encoded by the coding sequence GTGAGTCAAGGCACCCTGGTAAAGCGGCAGTTCGGGCACCGTGCCCGGCTTTCGCTGTCTCCTGCTGGGATTCGCACGGCGGATGATCAGGCGCACGCGGCCCGCACGATGTGGAATCTTCTCCACGCGTGGTGGCGGATGATGCCGAAGGAGAGGCGGACGCTCGCGAACGCGGATGAAGCGATCCGTCAGGCACGTAAGGACATTGACTTCCTCGCCGTGCTGCCGGCCCAGGCCGCGCAGGCCGTGCTGAAGACGTACTTCCAGGCGTGGAAGAACTGCTGGGAGGGTCGCGCCGACGCCCCGAACTTCAAGGGCCGCTTCCGCACGGTGATGTCGGTGGACATCCCGCAGGGCCGGGACCTGAACGTCGTCCGTGTGCACCGCCGCTGGGGCGTGGTCAGCATTCCCAAGGTGGGCCGGGTCCGCTTCCGGTGGACCCGAGACCTTCCGGTCGGCAAGCGTGCAGGCGCGGAGAACCGGATCACCGGGGCACGGCTGGTCAAGGACGCGCTCGGCTGGCACATCGCCTTCCGTGTTCAGACCTTGGAGGTCAGGCCCGAGCCTCACCGGGGGCCGGACGTCGGCATCGACGTGGGTGTCACCGTGCCGCTGGCCCTCTCGGACGGCGAAACGTACGAGCACGGCGAATGGCTGACCGGCAAGGAGAAGGCCAGGCTTCTGCACCTGGAGCAGCGCGCCGCGCAGCGTAAGCGGCACCGCAAGCCCGGCGAGCGCACCAGCCGCCGGCTGCACCGCACCTACGACCAGATCGCAGGACTGCGCGCGAAAGCCAAGCGCCGGGCCCTGGACTGGCAGCACCAGACGACCACCGTCATCGCTAAGCGGTACGGCACCGTAGTGGTCGAAGCACTCACCATCACGAACATGGTCAAGTCAGCCAGGGGAACCATCGAGGAGCCGGGGAAGAACGTTGCCCAGAAGTCTGGGCTGAACCGCTCCATCAGCGGGGAGGCATGGGGCCGGACGGTCACCATGCTGACGTACAAGACCGCCCAGCTCGGCGGCACCCTGCACAAGGTCCCCGCCCCCGGCACCTCCCAACGCTGCTCAGCGTGCGGCTTCACCACGCCCGGCAACCGGGAGGACCAGGCCGTGTTCGTGTGCAAGAACCCGGACTGCGGCTGGTCGGGCAACGCCGACCACAACGCAGCCCGGAACATCTTGCACCTGTACCGCATGGGCCTCGCGCTCATCCCGGCTGCCGGGAGGGCAGTCGTCAGGCGCGCGAAGCGCGTCAAGCCCGCTGCCGCAAGGTAA
- a CDS encoding NPCBM/NEW2 domain-containing protein — MKRHLTVLLALLTGLLVVAAPAHAGPAAGTVAVTAPAPQQVLSPTPYMGWNTYYALGGDPTEAEVKSIADFLVSSGLRDAGYQYVWIDGNWAAPTPRSSAGDLVANPDQFPNGLKPLVDYIHAKGLKAGIYTDAGPYIPGKCGLGSHGYYQRDADQFAAWEFDAVKVDYLCGIAADLDPKTVYTEFAQALRNNASGRPMIFNLCNPVTSPDWGNYPEEQQSTHSWTYAPAIAQSWRTYTDVGFVGEIKFKDVLRNYDANARHPEAAGPGHFNDPDYLGPELGMTDEEFRTQMTLWSVAAAPLLIGSDVRKLSQTSLDILADPDVLAINQDTAGIQAVRVGPAGTTETWVKRLVNGDRAVMLLNRGDSPTTLTTKASSVGLSGDRFTLKNAWTNRVTESAGTISAAVPAHGAALFRVGPATGKPGVPHVVAGLPQVTQVGGDAVPAGAAPLVAGGDQARVEVTVRNDGAQPVFAPQVELTVPAGWTARPLGKAPKLLRSNHSATFAFTVTLPATAAPGSTALTGKTSYKVIGKGRLRQETATAVVVAPAAPDGDVVLSHHKWISATSGWMSPTVDLSVGGSSPISMLGQVHPTGIGVASPSAVRYYLGDKCSRLTATVGIDDAVRNVGPDGGTSTFQVIGDGRVLFDSGVLTRDDTRQADIDLTGVRVLDLVVGDGGDGGYNDRANWAGLNATC, encoded by the coding sequence GTGAAACGACATCTCACCGTCCTCCTCGCCCTCCTGACCGGCTTGCTGGTCGTGGCAGCACCCGCCCACGCCGGGCCGGCGGCCGGCACTGTCGCCGTCACGGCGCCAGCACCTCAGCAGGTGCTGAGCCCGACGCCGTACATGGGCTGGAACACTTACTACGCGCTGGGTGGCGATCCGACCGAGGCCGAGGTCAAGTCAATAGCCGACTTCTTGGTCAGCAGCGGTCTGCGCGACGCCGGCTACCAGTACGTCTGGATCGACGGCAATTGGGCGGCGCCGACCCCACGCAGCTCGGCCGGCGACTTGGTGGCCAACCCCGACCAATTTCCGAACGGGCTGAAGCCGCTGGTCGACTACATCCACGCCAAGGGCCTGAAGGCCGGCATCTACACCGACGCCGGCCCGTACATCCCGGGCAAGTGCGGACTCGGCAGCCACGGCTACTATCAGCGCGACGCGGACCAGTTCGCCGCCTGGGAGTTCGACGCGGTCAAGGTGGACTACCTCTGCGGGATCGCCGCGGACCTCGACCCGAAGACCGTCTACACCGAGTTCGCGCAGGCGTTGCGGAACAACGCCAGCGGGCGCCCCATGATCTTCAACCTCTGCAACCCGGTGACCTCCCCGGACTGGGGCAACTACCCGGAGGAGCAGCAGTCGACGCACTCCTGGACCTACGCGCCGGCGATCGCGCAGTCCTGGCGGACGTACACGGATGTGGGTTTCGTCGGCGAGATCAAGTTCAAGGACGTGCTGCGGAACTACGATGCGAACGCGCGGCACCCCGAGGCCGCCGGGCCGGGGCACTTCAACGACCCGGACTACCTGGGACCTGAGCTGGGGATGACCGACGAGGAGTTCCGTACCCAGATGACGCTCTGGTCGGTGGCGGCCGCGCCGCTGCTGATCGGCAGCGACGTCCGTAAGCTCAGCCAGACCTCGCTCGACATTCTCGCGGACCCCGATGTACTCGCGATCAACCAGGACACCGCCGGCATCCAGGCCGTCCGCGTCGGCCCCGCCGGTACGACGGAGACCTGGGTGAAGCGGCTGGTCAACGGTGACCGTGCCGTGATGCTGCTGAACCGGGGCGACAGCCCAACGACCCTGACCACGAAGGCGTCGTCGGTCGGGCTGTCCGGGGATCGGTTCACCCTGAAGAACGCCTGGACCAACCGGGTCACCGAGAGCGCCGGCACCATCAGTGCCGCCGTCCCGGCCCACGGCGCGGCCCTGTTCCGGGTCGGCCCGGCCACGGGCAAGCCCGGTGTCCCGCACGTCGTCGCCGGCCTTCCGCAGGTGACGCAGGTCGGTGGCGACGCGGTGCCGGCCGGGGCCGCCCCGCTGGTCGCCGGCGGCGACCAGGCCCGGGTCGAGGTCACCGTCCGTAACGACGGTGCGCAGCCGGTCTTCGCGCCGCAGGTTGAGCTGACGGTGCCCGCCGGCTGGACGGCCCGTCCGCTCGGCAAAGCGCCGAAGCTGCTGCGCTCCAACCATTCCGCGACCTTCGCCTTCACGGTGACCCTGCCGGCCACCGCCGCGCCGGGCAGCACCGCGCTGACCGGCAAGACGTCGTACAAGGTGATCGGTAAGGGACGCCTGCGGCAGGAGACGGCCACGGCGGTAGTCGTCGCACCGGCAGCGCCGGACGGCGACGTCGTACTGTCGCACCACAAGTGGATCAGCGCCACCAGCGGGTGGATGAGCCCGACGGTCGACCTGAGCGTCGGTGGTTCGTCGCCGATCAGCATGCTCGGCCAGGTCCACCCGACCGGTATCGGGGTCGCCTCACCCTCCGCGGTCCGCTACTACCTCGGCGACAAGTGCAGCCGGCTGACCGCGACCGTCGGCATCGACGATGCGGTGCGCAACGTCGGCCCGGACGGCGGCACGTCGACCTTCCAGGTGATCGGTGACGGCCGGGTGCTGTTCGACAGCGGTGTGCTGACCCGCGACGACACCCGCCAGGCCGACATTGACCTGACCGGCGTCCGCGTGCTCGACCTGGTGGTCGGCGACGGCGGCGACGGCGGCTACAACGACCGCGCCAACTGGGCCGGTCTGAACGCCACCTGCTGA
- a CDS encoding MFS transporter yields the protein MKPAQESAPEDSNAKKHREANHLIIAGSLLNAIAFFSASPFLTLYLKDHSQLSLAVIGGVVGSIALISAIGGIVGGVMVDRLGAVICIRAGLAIYIVIYLLLALVEATAVIVALIMLLGFGRLLIEPAMKKLMSLAGGDDGSIFRFRYMTLCIGAIVGPAVGGLLYLGGSVYLFVCPAALFAAYLLLLAVRGSTLIALEPEAAATGEGEAKQSYADLFRGLVRDRRLMAAIGAGMVIFLVFSQIDSIIPLFIKAENEDRAVAIIASLLMVNAVLGILVQAPIAWLGKKLPERSLVVMGCVAFAAGLILFLGMQVSPVFLYVGIVLWTLGEAILLPMPDIAIHKMAEDGQKGTYFGLAELRYVGFFVGPVIGGGLLAIGATIYFVTMAVAIFGCVPLLVRNIARRAPVAEVVP from the coding sequence GTGAAACCCGCACAGGAGTCCGCTCCCGAGGACAGCAATGCCAAGAAACATCGGGAAGCGAATCATCTAATCATCGCAGGCAGTCTGCTCAACGCGATTGCCTTCTTCTCGGCCTCACCGTTTCTGACCCTGTACCTCAAGGACCACAGCCAGCTCAGCCTGGCGGTGATCGGCGGGGTCGTCGGAAGCATCGCGCTGATCAGCGCCATCGGCGGCATCGTCGGCGGCGTCATGGTGGACCGCCTCGGCGCCGTGATCTGCATCAGGGCGGGCCTGGCCATCTACATCGTCATCTACCTCCTGCTCGCCCTGGTGGAGGCGACGGCCGTGATCGTCGCCCTGATCATGCTGCTGGGCTTCGGGCGGCTGCTCATCGAGCCGGCGATGAAGAAGTTGATGTCCCTCGCCGGAGGGGACGACGGCAGCATCTTCCGCTTCCGGTACATGACCCTGTGCATCGGCGCCATCGTGGGGCCGGCCGTCGGCGGCCTTCTCTATCTGGGCGGTTCGGTCTACCTCTTCGTGTGCCCTGCCGCGCTGTTCGCCGCGTACTTGCTGCTCCTGGCGGTCCGGGGTTCGACCCTCATCGCACTGGAGCCGGAGGCGGCCGCCACCGGCGAGGGTGAGGCCAAGCAGTCCTACGCCGACCTCTTCCGCGGCCTCGTCCGCGACCGCCGACTCATGGCCGCCATCGGTGCCGGCATGGTGATCTTCCTGGTGTTCTCCCAGATCGACTCGATCATCCCCCTGTTCATCAAGGCGGAGAACGAGGACCGGGCGGTGGCCATCATCGCCTCGCTCCTCATGGTCAACGCCGTCCTCGGCATCCTCGTGCAGGCGCCCATCGCATGGCTCGGGAAGAAGCTGCCCGAGCGGTCCCTCGTCGTGATGGGCTGCGTCGCCTTCGCCGCGGGGCTCATCCTGTTCCTGGGCATGCAGGTGAGCCCGGTGTTCCTCTACGTGGGCATCGTGCTCTGGACCCTGGGCGAGGCGATCCTGCTGCCCATGCCCGACATCGCCATCCACAAGATGGCGGAGGACGGGCAGAAGGGCACCTACTTCGGGCTGGCGGAGCTGCGCTACGTCGGATTCTTCGTCGGCCCCGTCATCGGCGGTGGTCTGCTGGCGATCGGCGCCACGATCTACTTCGTCACCATGGCGGTAGCGATCTTCGGGTGTGTTCCCCTGCTCGTACGGAACATCGCCCGCCGCGCACCGGTAGCGGAGGTCGTGCCGTGA
- a CDS encoding RidA family protein, producing the protein MARAITLIRSASLSDIAEYAYAATAPAESRLIFLAGACPLNEDGSTAAIGDYAGQAAKAMENMKAALSASGASLQDVISTRVLVASARREDLVAAWQVVRDLFADHDAPSTLMGVTVLGYKDQLVEIEAVAAVLDS; encoded by the coding sequence GTGGCTCGTGCCATTACTTTGATCCGCTCCGCCTCTCTGTCCGACATCGCCGAGTACGCCTACGCGGCCACGGCGCCCGCCGAGTCACGCCTGATCTTCCTCGCTGGGGCGTGTCCGCTGAACGAGGACGGCTCCACGGCAGCGATCGGGGATTACGCGGGCCAGGCAGCGAAAGCCATGGAGAACATGAAGGCTGCCCTCTCTGCCTCAGGTGCGTCGCTGCAGGACGTCATCAGTACCCGGGTCCTCGTCGCATCGGCCCGGCGGGAGGATCTGGTGGCTGCCTGGCAGGTAGTCCGGGACTTGTTTGCTGACCATGATGCCCCCAGCACCTTGATGGGTGTCACCGTGCTCGGCTACAAGGACCAACTCGTCGAGATCGAAGCGGTCGCCGCCGTGCTCGATTCTTGA
- a CDS encoding SpoIIE family protein phosphatase, with the protein MTCSDDFPSFTQEDTALVMVTDGVVEGPGLTLEAGLERAGMLAAQALHDGLNAEATADRILDAAVAVDHLDDVAVLVIRRT; encoded by the coding sequence TTGACCTGCAGCGACGACTTTCCGAGCTTCACGCAGGAGGACACCGCGCTGGTCATGGTCACCGACGGCGTGGTCGAAGGGCCGGGCCTGACGCTGGAAGCCGGACTGGAACGAGCCGGAATGCTGGCCGCCCAAGCCCTCCACGACGGACTGAACGCCGAGGCGACCGCTGACCGCATCCTCGACGCCGCGGTCGCGGTGGACCACCTCGACGACGTGGCCGTCCTGGTCATCCGGCGCACGTAA
- a CDS encoding MarR family winged helix-turn-helix transcriptional regulator, with amino-acid sequence MRIVATVCLSWHFTVRVYTLILGEEALEGMMVTTPTDPGDSCNNLALRKAARYLGATYDKALASVGLRATQFSILQKLSVHGEMTITGLADMIAMDRTTMASNLKPLAREGLVTVEPSAADRRARIVTITPDGVSRMKAALPLWREMQDRFEESFGADDAARLRAALEAVLQTGFTPWAE; translated from the coding sequence TTGCGGATCGTTGCCACTGTATGTCTGAGCTGGCATTTTACGGTGCGAGTATATACTCTTATCCTGGGTGAGGAAGCTCTGGAGGGGATGATGGTCACTACACCGACGGACCCCGGCGATTCGTGCAACAACCTGGCTCTGCGTAAGGCGGCCCGGTATCTTGGCGCGACGTACGACAAGGCTCTGGCTTCGGTGGGTCTTCGTGCGACGCAGTTCAGCATCCTGCAGAAGCTCAGTGTTCACGGAGAAATGACGATCACCGGCCTTGCTGACATGATCGCCATGGACCGTACGACGATGGCCTCGAACCTCAAGCCGCTGGCGCGGGAGGGCCTGGTGACCGTCGAGCCGTCGGCGGCCGACCGCCGCGCACGGATCGTCACGATCACGCCGGATGGGGTCTCCCGGATGAAGGCGGCGCTGCCGCTGTGGCGGGAGATGCAGGACCGGTTCGAGGAGAGCTTCGGAGCCGACGATGCAGCCCGGTTGCGCGCAGCCCTCGAAGCCGTCCTCCAGACCGGCTTCACGCCCTGGGCCGAGTGA
- a CDS encoding aldo/keto reductase — protein sequence MRYTTFGRNNGLRVSEYGLGTANFGTGWRAGGGWGPGAEPAEARKIFDRFAEAGGTLIDTAENYQAGESEQLLGEFLGADRDHFVLTGKYSMNGVGPQTVSNTGNSRRYMVQALEASLRRLNTDHLDMYWVHAPDGLTPMEEILRGLDDLVSAGKIRYFGLSNFPAWRVSRAAAIAELRGWSPVAGIQVEYSLVDRTAERELLPMAQALGLGAALWSPLGGGLLTGKYRQGATGRISDLKAVGFFEDTAQKTAIVDAVLDVAAELGVPASHVAIAWMRQEGARAATAYVPIIGPRSVAQLDDYLGALEVTLTPAQFARLDEVSAIRLGTPHELNAWSVSPIRGGDASVIDEPTIPVA from the coding sequence ATGCGATACACCACCTTCGGGCGCAACAATGGCCTGCGCGTGTCCGAGTACGGCCTCGGCACCGCCAATTTCGGCACCGGCTGGCGCGCCGGTGGCGGCTGGGGCCCCGGTGCCGAGCCCGCCGAGGCCCGCAAGATCTTCGACCGGTTCGCCGAAGCCGGCGGCACGCTCATCGACACCGCCGAGAACTATCAGGCCGGCGAATCCGAGCAGCTGCTCGGCGAGTTCCTGGGCGCCGACCGGGACCACTTCGTGCTGACGGGCAAGTACAGCATGAACGGCGTCGGACCGCAGACCGTCTCCAACACCGGCAACAGCCGCCGATACATGGTCCAGGCTCTCGAGGCCAGCCTGCGCCGCCTGAACACCGATCACCTGGACATGTACTGGGTGCACGCCCCTGACGGCCTGACCCCGATGGAGGAGATCCTGCGCGGCCTGGACGACCTGGTCAGCGCCGGAAAGATCCGCTATTTCGGGCTGTCGAACTTCCCGGCCTGGCGGGTGTCGCGCGCCGCCGCCATCGCCGAGCTGCGCGGCTGGTCCCCGGTCGCCGGTATCCAGGTCGAGTACAGCCTGGTCGACCGCACCGCCGAGCGGGAGCTGCTGCCAATGGCGCAGGCGCTTGGCCTGGGCGCGGCGCTGTGGAGTCCGCTCGGCGGCGGTCTGCTGACCGGCAAGTACCGCCAGGGCGCCACCGGCCGGATCAGCGACCTCAAGGCCGTCGGGTTCTTCGAGGACACCGCGCAGAAGACCGCGATCGTCGACGCCGTCCTCGACGTCGCGGCCGAGCTCGGCGTGCCGGCCTCCCATGTCGCCATCGCCTGGATGCGGCAGGAGGGCGCGCGGGCGGCCACGGCGTACGTGCCGATCATCGGCCCGCGCAGCGTCGCGCAGCTCGACGACTACCTGGGCGCGCTGGAAGTGACGCTGACCCCGGCGCAGTTCGCCCGGCTCGACGAGGTGAGCGCGATCAGGCTCGGTACCCCGCACGAGCTGAACGCGTGGAGCGTGAGCCCCATCCGCGGCGGTGACGCAAGCGTGATCGACGAGCCCACGATCCCGGTAGCGTGA